CTCGTACACTAAATATGGGAAGCTTTGCCTCGGCAGCCCATCTTGGCCAGTACCATTCCACAATATTATCCATTTGCATTCGCTCACCCTTTTTAAAACGTCATGACAGTATATCCATCGCGGGCATACCGTGAGAAGGCATCCCTGGCAAATTCGGCTTGCACACCCAACCTGTCTGCTTCATCCTGTAAGCCCCATTGCTGAAGTTGGTTAGAGCAAGCCCCCACTACAATGCCGTTTGCCATCAGTTTTGATAATAAAGAAGCCACTTGTTTATCGTGTTCCCCTAAAAGACGAATCCCTTGTGTAAACAAAAAAACCTCAATAGCGTCAATACCATTTTCTATGCGTGCATCAAAAATCCGCTGGGAAACATGTAAACCGGCTAAGGCCCGGTCTTTTTGCTCTGAT
The Sulfobacillus thermosulfidooxidans DNA segment above includes these coding regions:
- a CDS encoding DsrE family protein, with the protein product MAKMAIVILSESEQKDRALAGLHVSQRIFDARIENGIDAIEVFLFTQGIRLLGEHDKQVASLLSKLMANGIVVGACSNQLQQWGLQDEADRLGVQAEFARDAFSRYARDGYTVMTF